The Azospirillum baldaniorum genome contains a region encoding:
- a CDS encoding NAD(+)--dinitrogen-reductase ADP-D-ribosyltransferase: protein MADGSASGGLRDARGRLIDPDSPLALKAHRTNLLNVTAEALCAESFNDEPRRLRIGGTRSEHAVLFEALDESPNSLIAADIFQHYMAFTFGLNPDFSGAEGVDGRRRYRASYLRLLKGWLFDSNNAEGAVLKGWVESRFGLLPTYHKEPILRFASDAWRTYGEEKVATRFHNNNINLQLDLLYEYCQWWMRRGWPDAPMPSRASHIRLYRGVNDFEEHHIVARPDKRTAVLRLNNLSSFSIERDIAGQFGDYILETWVPLTKVVFFRDILPRYPFKGEGEYLVVGGDYRVGVSLL from the coding sequence ATGGCGGACGGTTCGGCGAGCGGTGGCTTGAGGGATGCGCGGGGGCGGCTGATCGATCCGGATTCGCCGCTGGCGTTGAAGGCGCATCGCACCAACCTGCTGAACGTGACGGCGGAAGCGCTGTGCGCGGAATCCTTCAACGACGAACCGCGGCGCCTGCGCATCGGCGGCACGCGCAGCGAACACGCCGTGCTGTTCGAGGCGCTCGACGAGAGCCCGAACAGCCTGATCGCCGCCGACATCTTCCAGCACTACATGGCCTTCACCTTCGGGCTGAACCCGGACTTTTCCGGCGCCGAGGGCGTGGACGGACGGCGGCGTTACCGCGCCAGCTACCTGCGCCTGCTGAAGGGGTGGCTGTTCGACAGCAACAACGCCGAGGGGGCTGTGCTGAAAGGCTGGGTGGAGAGCCGCTTCGGTCTGCTGCCCACCTATCACAAGGAACCGATCCTGCGCTTCGCCTCCGACGCGTGGCGGACCTACGGCGAGGAGAAGGTCGCCACCCGCTTCCACAACAACAACATCAACCTGCAGCTCGACCTGCTCTACGAGTATTGCCAGTGGTGGATGCGCCGCGGCTGGCCGGACGCGCCGATGCCGTCCCGCGCCAGCCACATCCGGCTCTACCGCGGCGTCAACGATTTCGAGGAACACCACATCGTCGCGCGCCCTGACAAGCGCACGGCGGTCCTGCGCCTCAACAACCTCAGCTCCTTTTCCATCGAGCGCGACATCGCCGGCCAGTTCGGGGACTACATCCTCGAAACCTGGGTGCCGCTCACCAAGGTGGTCTTCTTCCGCGACATCCTGCCCCGCTACCCCTTCAAGGGGGAGGGCGAGTATCTGGTCGTCGGCGGGGACTACAGGGTGGGGGTGTCGCTTCTCTGA
- a CDS encoding RrF2 family transcriptional regulator, producing the protein MAHLTASVEYGIHCLLWLAAAGDTPLSSRDLAELQGISPSFLAKIFPKLEKAGIVTASEGVRGGYRLAKAPEDISFLVIVDAIEGEKPLFECQEIRGRCAVFDDRPPDWATSGVCAIHAVMLKAEKAMRDTLAKETLASVGETFGRKTPPEFQGDVQTWIDARLSARAASRTRQTP; encoded by the coding sequence ATGGCACACCTCACCGCAAGCGTTGAATACGGCATCCACTGCCTGCTCTGGCTGGCCGCCGCCGGCGACACGCCGCTGAGCAGCCGGGATCTGGCGGAGTTGCAGGGAATCTCCCCCTCTTTCCTCGCCAAGATCTTTCCGAAGCTGGAGAAGGCGGGGATCGTCACGGCCAGCGAAGGGGTGCGCGGCGGTTACCGCCTCGCCAAGGCACCGGAAGACATCAGCTTTCTCGTCATCGTCGACGCCATCGAGGGCGAGAAGCCGCTGTTCGAGTGCCAGGAGATCCGCGGCCGCTGCGCGGTCTTCGACGATAGGCCGCCGGATTGGGCGACCTCCGGCGTCTGCGCCATCCACGCCGTGATGCTGAAGGCCGAAAAGGCGATGCGCGACACGCTGGCCAAGGAGACGCTGGCCAGCGTCGGCGAGACCTTCGGGCGCAAGACCCCGCCGGAATTCCAAGGCGACGTCCAGACCTGGATCGACGCGCGCCTCAGCGCTCGCGCCGCATCACGGACACGGCAAACGCCATAG
- a CDS encoding class II glutamine amidotransferase, producing MCELLGMSANVPTDICFSFRGLMRRGGQTGPHRDGWGIAFYEGKGCRAFHDPAPSCESEIARLVSSYSIKSCVVISHIRRANRGRVSLENTHPFTRELWGRVWTFAHNGQLKGIKDRTLTFYEPVGTTDSEHAFCWLLDQIRMQYPEPPKSSGALMRLIRDLATDLGTLGVFNMLLSDGRYLWCHCATNLAWLTRKAPFGPATLIDEDMSVDFAKETTPDDVVTVVATRPLTRDEDWTVMKGGEMVVFKGGNRVR from the coding sequence ATGTGCGAACTCCTGGGCATGAGCGCCAACGTGCCCACGGACATCTGCTTCAGCTTTCGCGGCCTGATGCGCCGCGGCGGGCAGACCGGTCCGCACCGCGACGGCTGGGGAATCGCCTTCTACGAGGGGAAGGGCTGCCGCGCTTTCCACGACCCGGCGCCGAGCTGCGAGTCGGAGATCGCGCGGCTGGTCAGCAGCTATTCCATCAAGTCCTGCGTGGTGATCTCCCACATCCGCCGCGCCAACCGCGGCCGGGTATCCCTGGAGAACACCCATCCCTTCACGCGGGAGCTGTGGGGCCGCGTCTGGACCTTCGCCCACAACGGCCAGCTCAAGGGCATCAAGGACCGGACGCTGACCTTCTACGAGCCGGTCGGGACGACGGACAGCGAGCACGCCTTCTGCTGGCTGCTCGACCAGATCCGCATGCAGTATCCGGAGCCGCCCAAGAGCAGCGGCGCGCTGATGCGGCTGATCCGCGACCTCGCCACCGACCTCGGCACGCTGGGCGTCTTCAACATGCTGCTCAGCGACGGGCGGTACCTGTGGTGCCACTGCGCGACCAACCTCGCCTGGCTGACCCGCAAGGCCCCCTTCGGCCCGGCGACGCTGATCGACGAGGACATGAGCGTCGATTTCGCCAAGGAGACGACGCCCGACGACGTGGTGACGGTGGTCGCCACCCGCCCCCTGACCCGCGACGAGGATTGGACCGTCATGAAGGGGGGAGAGATGGTCGTGTTCAAGGGCGGCAATCGGGTGCGCTGA
- the nifH gene encoding nitrogenase iron protein — MSLRQIAFYGKGGIGKSTTSQNTLAALVELDQKILIVGCDPKADSTRLILHAKAQDTVLHLAAEAGSVEDLELEDVLKIGYKGIKCVESGGPEPGVGCAGRGVITSINFLEENGAYDDVDYVSYDVLGDVVCGGFAMPIRENKAQEIYIVMSGEMMALYAANNIAKGILKYAHSGGVRLGGLICNERQTDKEIDLASALAARLGTQLIHFVPRDNIVQHAELRRMTVIEYAPDSQQAQEYRQLANKVHANKGKGTIPTPITMEELEEMLMDFGIMKSEEQQLAELQAKEAAKA, encoded by the coding sequence ATGTCTTTGCGCCAGATTGCGTTCTACGGTAAGGGCGGTATCGGAAAGTCCACCACCTCCCAGAACACCCTGGCCGCGCTGGTCGAGCTGGATCAGAAGATCCTGATCGTCGGCTGCGATCCGAAGGCCGACTCGACCCGCCTGATCCTGCACGCCAAGGCGCAGGACACCGTGCTGCACCTCGCCGCCGAAGCCGGCTCGGTCGAGGATCTGGAACTCGAGGACGTTCTCAAGATCGGCTACAAGGGCATCAAGTGCGTCGAGTCCGGCGGTCCGGAGCCGGGGGTCGGCTGCGCCGGCCGCGGCGTGATCACCTCGATCAACTTCCTCGAAGAGAACGGCGCCTACGACGACGTGGACTACGTCTCCTACGACGTGCTGGGCGACGTGGTGTGCGGCGGTTTCGCCATGCCCATCCGCGAGAACAAGGCCCAGGAAATCTACATCGTCATGTCCGGTGAGATGATGGCGCTCTACGCCGCCAACAACATCGCCAAGGGCATTCTGAAGTACGCGCACAGCGGCGGCGTGCGCCTCGGCGGCCTGATCTGCAACGAGCGCCAGACCGACAAGGAAATCGACCTCGCCTCGGCCCTGGCCGCCCGCCTCGGCACCCAGCTCATCCACTTCGTGCCGCGCGACAACATCGTGCAGCACGCCGAGCTGCGCCGCATGACCGTGATCGAGTACGCGCCGGACAGCCAGCAGGCCCAGGAATACCGCCAGCTCGCCAACAAGGTCCACGCGAACAAGGGCAAGGGCACCATCCCGACCCCGATCACGATGGAAGAGCTGGAGGAGATGCTGATGGACTTCGGCATCATGAAGTCGGAGGAGCAGCAGCTCGCCGAGCTCCAGGCCAAGGAAGCCGCCAAGGCCTGA
- the nifK gene encoding nitrogenase molybdenum-iron protein subunit beta, whose amino-acid sequence MSHPVSQSADKVIDHFTLFRQPEYKELFERKKTEFEYGHSDEEVARVSAWTKTEEYKEKNFAREAVVINPTKACQPIGAMFAAQGFEGTLPFVHGSQGCVAYYRTHLTRHFKEPNSAVSSSMTEDAAVFGGLNNMIDGLANAYALYKPKMIAVLTTCMAEVIGDDLSGFINNAKNKESVPADFPVPFAHTPAFVGSHIVGYDNMIKGVLTHFWGTSENFDTPKNEKINLIPGFDGFAVGNNRELKRIAGLFGIDLTILSDVSDNFDTPADGEYRMYDGGTPLEATKEAVHAKATISMQEYCTPQSLQFIKEKGQQVAKYNYPMGVTGTDELLLKLAELSGKPVPAELKLERGRLVDAIADSHTHLHGKRFAVYGDPDFCLGMSKFLMELGAEPVHILSTSGSKKWEKQVQKVLDASPFGKSGKAYGGKDLWHLRSLLFTDKVDYIIGNSYGKYLERDTKIPLIRLTYPIFDRHHHHRYPTWGYQGALNVLVRILDRIFEDMDANTNIVGETDYSFDLVR is encoded by the coding sequence ATGTCCCACCCCGTTTCCCAGAGCGCCGACAAGGTCATCGACCACTTCACGCTCTTCCGTCAGCCCGAATACAAGGAGCTGTTCGAGCGCAAGAAGACGGAGTTCGAGTACGGCCACTCCGACGAAGAGGTCGCCCGGGTTTCCGCGTGGACCAAGACGGAAGAGTACAAGGAAAAGAACTTCGCCCGTGAGGCGGTCGTCATCAACCCGACGAAGGCCTGCCAGCCGATCGGCGCGATGTTCGCGGCCCAGGGTTTCGAGGGCACCCTGCCCTTCGTCCATGGTTCGCAGGGCTGCGTCGCCTACTACCGCACGCACCTCACCCGCCACTTCAAGGAGCCAAACTCCGCGGTCTCCTCGTCGATGACGGAAGACGCGGCGGTGTTCGGCGGCCTGAACAACATGATCGACGGCCTGGCCAACGCCTACGCGCTGTACAAGCCGAAGATGATCGCGGTGCTGACCACCTGCATGGCGGAAGTCATCGGCGACGATCTGTCCGGCTTCATCAACAACGCGAAGAACAAGGAAAGCGTCCCGGCGGATTTCCCGGTTCCCTTCGCCCACACCCCGGCCTTCGTCGGCAGCCACATCGTTGGCTACGACAACATGATCAAGGGCGTTCTGACCCACTTCTGGGGCACGTCGGAGAACTTCGACACCCCGAAGAACGAGAAGATCAACTTGATCCCGGGCTTCGACGGCTTTGCGGTCGGCAACAACCGCGAGCTGAAGCGCATCGCCGGCCTGTTCGGCATCGACCTGACGATCCTGTCGGACGTGTCGGACAACTTCGACACCCCGGCCGACGGCGAGTACCGCATGTATGACGGCGGCACCCCGCTGGAGGCCACGAAGGAGGCCGTCCACGCCAAGGCCACCATCTCCATGCAGGAATACTGCACCCCGCAGTCCCTGCAGTTCATCAAGGAGAAGGGCCAGCAGGTCGCCAAGTACAACTACCCGATGGGCGTCACCGGCACCGACGAGCTTCTGCTGAAGCTGGCCGAGCTGTCCGGCAAGCCGGTCCCGGCGGAGCTGAAGCTGGAGCGTGGTCGTCTCGTCGACGCCATCGCCGACAGCCACACCCACCTGCACGGCAAGCGCTTCGCCGTGTACGGCGACCCGGACTTCTGCCTGGGCATGTCGAAGTTCCTGATGGAGCTGGGCGCCGAGCCGGTGCACATCCTGTCCACCTCCGGCTCGAAGAAGTGGGAGAAGCAGGTTCAGAAGGTGCTCGACGCCTCGCCGTTCGGCAAGTCCGGCAAGGCCTACGGCGGCAAGGACCTCTGGCACCTGCGCTCGCTGCTGTTCACCGACAAGGTCGACTACATCATCGGCAACAGCTACGGCAAGTACCTGGAGCGCGACACCAAGATCCCGCTCATCCGCCTGACCTACCCGATCTTCGACCGCCACCATCATCACCGTTACCCGACCTGGGGCTACCAGGGCGCTCTGAACGTGCTGGTGCGCATCCTGGATCGGATCTTCGAGGATATGGACGCCAACACGAACATCGTCGGCGAGACCGACTACTCGTTCGATCTGGTGCGCTGA
- a CDS encoding FMN-dependent NADH-azoreductase encodes MKILRIDSSPLGDASVSRQLTASIVAALRQATPDAEVSVRDLTVAPPDHLTGELMQVVKFRNLEGLTARQQEELALTDALVDEFLAADVVVIGAPMYNFTVPTQLKAWIDRIAQAGRTFRYTETGPVGLAGGKKVYIASTRGGVYSTNAAMSALDHQEAFLRTVLGFLGVTDVTVIRAEGVGMGPDARAKALAAAQQEIDALATPVAA; translated from the coding sequence ATGAAGATCCTTCGCATCGACTCCAGCCCGCTGGGCGACGCCTCCGTTTCGCGCCAGCTCACCGCCTCCATCGTCGCGGCGCTGCGCCAGGCGACGCCGGACGCCGAGGTGTCCGTGCGCGACCTGACCGTCGCCCCGCCGGACCACCTGACCGGTGAGCTGATGCAGGTCGTGAAGTTCCGCAACCTGGAGGGCCTGACCGCCCGCCAGCAGGAGGAGTTGGCCCTGACCGACGCGCTGGTCGACGAGTTCCTGGCCGCCGACGTCGTGGTGATCGGCGCCCCGATGTACAATTTCACGGTCCCGACCCAGCTCAAGGCCTGGATCGACCGCATCGCCCAGGCGGGTCGCACCTTCCGCTACACCGAGACCGGCCCGGTCGGTCTGGCCGGCGGCAAGAAGGTCTACATCGCCTCGACGCGCGGCGGCGTCTATTCGACCAACGCCGCGATGAGCGCGCTGGACCACCAGGAGGCCTTCCTGCGCACGGTGCTGGGCTTCCTGGGCGTTACCGACGTGACGGTGATCCGCGCCGAGGGCGTCGGCATGGGTCCGGACGCCCGCGCCAAGGCGCTGGCCGCCGCCCAGCAGGAGATCGACGCCCTGGCGACCCCGGTCGCGGCGTAA
- a CDS encoding ArsC/Spx/MgsR family protein: MADVIFFEKPGCAGNNRQKALLAEAGHTVQARDLLSEPWTADRLRPFFGDRPVAEWFNRSAPAVKSGEVDPDALDEAAALALMLKTPLLIRRPLMQVGDRRDCGFEAERVDAWIGLAAGAPEGKLEGCARAGMPPCPPPAKG, encoded by the coding sequence ATGGCCGACGTGATCTTCTTCGAAAAGCCCGGCTGCGCCGGCAACAACCGCCAGAAGGCCCTGCTGGCGGAGGCCGGGCACACCGTCCAGGCCCGCGACCTGCTGTCCGAGCCCTGGACGGCGGACCGCCTGCGCCCCTTCTTCGGCGACCGCCCGGTGGCCGAGTGGTTCAACCGAAGCGCCCCGGCGGTGAAGAGCGGGGAGGTCGATCCGGACGCTCTGGACGAGGCCGCCGCCCTGGCGCTGATGCTCAAGACTCCGCTGCTGATCCGCCGTCCGCTGATGCAGGTGGGCGACCGCCGCGACTGCGGCTTCGAGGCGGAGCGGGTGGACGCCTGGATCGGGCTGGCCGCCGGGGCGCCGGAGGGCAAGCTGGAAGGCTGCGCCCGCGCCGGGATGCCGCCCTGCCCACCACCCGCAAAGGGGTGA
- a CDS encoding SIR2 family protein: MTDTAVIDSTDTDTIIADIAAALKARGVVPYLGPGAFALLPEADCPIPRTSLELAQRLNAKVAAPGRIRSQLTAVAQFIESRRHRKTLDGILNEIFKREVPATPVHAWLATLPAPPMIVDVWYDNTLESLLTADAGRSWGQIQGLSHPQGVGEWVKYYAPGGAEVEAAAAPGWETLLYKPSGSAAPAGNYLISDSDFVEILTEIDIQTPIPAVVQERRAGRSFLYLGCRFDQEIQRTFARQIAKRSSDKHWAVIEGELSKNEARFLELQNITRLDLPLGEAIRRISEAMGAN; encoded by the coding sequence ATGACCGACACCGCCGTCATCGACAGCACGGACACCGACACCATCATCGCGGACATCGCCGCGGCGCTGAAAGCGCGGGGTGTGGTGCCCTATCTCGGGCCGGGCGCCTTCGCGCTGCTGCCGGAGGCCGACTGCCCGATCCCGCGCACCTCGCTGGAACTGGCGCAGCGGCTGAACGCCAAGGTCGCCGCACCGGGCCGCATCCGCAGCCAGCTGACCGCCGTCGCCCAGTTCATCGAATCGCGGCGCCACCGCAAGACGCTGGACGGCATCCTGAACGAGATCTTCAAGCGCGAGGTCCCGGCCACACCGGTTCACGCGTGGCTGGCCACCCTGCCCGCCCCGCCGATGATCGTCGATGTCTGGTACGACAACACGCTGGAAAGCCTGCTGACCGCCGATGCGGGGCGGAGCTGGGGCCAGATCCAGGGCCTGTCCCACCCGCAGGGCGTCGGCGAATGGGTGAAATACTACGCGCCGGGCGGAGCGGAGGTCGAGGCCGCCGCGGCGCCGGGCTGGGAGACCCTGCTCTACAAGCCATCGGGCAGCGCCGCCCCGGCGGGGAACTACCTGATTTCCGACAGCGACTTTGTCGAGATCCTGACGGAGATCGACATCCAGACGCCGATTCCCGCCGTCGTGCAGGAACGCCGGGCGGGCCGGAGCTTCCTCTATCTCGGCTGCCGCTTCGATCAGGAAATCCAGCGCACCTTCGCCCGCCAGATCGCCAAGCGGTCGTCGGACAAGCACTGGGCGGTGATCGAGGGCGAGCTGTCGAAGAACGAGGCGCGCTTCCTGGAGCTGCAGAACATCACCCGCCTCGATCTGCCTCTGGGCGAGGCCATCCGGCGGATCAGCGAGGCGATGGGGGCCAATTAA
- the nifD gene encoding nitrogenase molybdenum-iron protein alpha chain, with protein MSLSVNEGVDVKGLVDKVLEAYPEKSRKRRAKHLNVLEAEAKDCGVKSNIKSIPGVMTIRGCAYAGSKGVVWGPIKDMIHISHGPVGCGYYSWSGRRNYYVGDTGVDSWGTMHFTSDFQEKDIVFGGDKKLHKVIEEINELFPLVNGISIQSECPIGLIGDDIEAVARAKSEELGKPVVPVRCEGFRGVSQSLGHHIANDVIRDWIFEKTEPKEGFVSTPYDVTIIGDYNIGGDAWASRILLEEIGLRVIAQWSGDGTLAELENTPKAKVNLIHCYRSMNYIARHMEEKFGIPWMEYNFFGPSQIAESLRKIAALFDDTIKENAEKVIAKYQPMVDAVIAKFKPRLEGKKVMIYVGGLRPRHVVDAYHDLGMEIVGTGYEFAHNDDYQRTQHYVKEGTLIYDDVTAFELEKFVEVMRPDLVASGIKEKYVFQKMGLPFRQMHSWDYSGPYHGYDGFAIFARDMDLAINNPVWGIMKAPF; from the coding sequence ATGAGCCTGTCCGTGAACGAAGGCGTCGACGTCAAGGGTCTCGTCGACAAGGTTCTCGAAGCGTATCCCGAGAAGTCGCGCAAGCGCCGCGCCAAGCACCTGAACGTGCTGGAGGCCGAGGCGAAGGACTGCGGCGTCAAGTCGAACATCAAGTCGATCCCCGGTGTGATGACCATCCGTGGTTGCGCCTACGCCGGTTCCAAGGGCGTGGTGTGGGGTCCGATCAAGGACATGATCCACATCTCCCACGGCCCGGTCGGCTGCGGCTACTACTCCTGGTCCGGCCGCCGCAACTACTATGTCGGCGACACCGGCGTGGACAGCTGGGGCACGATGCACTTCACCTCCGACTTCCAGGAGAAGGACATCGTCTTCGGCGGCGACAAGAAGCTGCACAAGGTGATCGAGGAGATCAACGAGCTGTTCCCGCTCGTCAACGGCATCTCCATCCAGTCCGAGTGCCCGATCGGCCTGATCGGCGACGACATCGAGGCGGTCGCCCGCGCCAAGTCCGAGGAGCTGGGCAAGCCGGTCGTTCCGGTCCGTTGCGAAGGCTTCCGCGGCGTCTCCCAGTCGCTGGGCCACCACATCGCCAACGACGTCATCCGCGACTGGATCTTCGAGAAGACCGAGCCGAAGGAAGGCTTTGTCTCCACCCCGTACGACGTCACCATCATCGGTGACTACAACATCGGTGGCGACGCCTGGGCCAGCCGCATCCTGCTGGAAGAGATCGGCCTGCGCGTGATCGCCCAGTGGTCGGGCGACGGTACGCTCGCCGAGCTGGAGAACACGCCAAAGGCGAAGGTGAACCTCATCCACTGCTACCGCTCGATGAACTACATCGCGCGCCACATGGAAGAGAAGTTCGGTATTCCGTGGATGGAGTACAACTTCTTCGGCCCGTCGCAGATCGCCGAGTCCCTGCGCAAGATCGCCGCTCTCTTCGATGACACCATCAAGGAGAACGCGGAGAAGGTCATCGCAAAGTACCAGCCGATGGTCGACGCCGTCATTGCCAAGTTCAAGCCGCGGCTCGAAGGCAAGAAGGTGATGATCTACGTCGGCGGCCTGCGTCCGCGCCACGTGGTCGACGCCTACCATGACCTGGGCATGGAGATCGTCGGCACGGGTTACGAATTCGCCCACAACGACGACTATCAGCGCACCCAGCACTACGTGAAGGAAGGCACGCTGATCTACGACGACGTCACCGCCTTCGAACTGGAGAAGTTCGTCGAAGTGATGCGTCCGGACCTCGTCGCCTCGGGCATCAAGGAAAAGTACGTCTTCCAGAAGATGGGCCTGCCCTTCCGCCAGATGCACTCCTGGGATTACTCGGGTCCGTATCACGGCTACGACGGCTTCGCGATCTTCGCCCGCGACATGGATCTGGCCATCAACAACCCCGTCTGGGGCATCATGAAGGCTCCGTTCTAA
- a CDS encoding DegT/DnrJ/EryC1/StrS family aminotransferase has product MTMPPDNSAEDDAELGDYIPLIDPDISEAEVAVISRILTSGSLGDGRMTEGFEQAFAAWLGRAHAVAVSSGTIATLMVLKAYGIGPGDEVLCSPFGWHQVQHAIALAGAEPVFVDIDYWQHTINPAKAEARITPRTKAILAGNVNGHPAHWDELRTLATDKGLILIEDSTEAIGSSYKGKLVGSFGDCAVFDFSEPGVLVTGEGGMIVTDDRNLAHQLRYLRRREMEHRNTVVITRTIPFQAGMSNITAALGLVQLKRLPEILAKRREVVGHYEAAMASFEGIKPPYKGPGADDVHPMVYAVHLGTRFTASGRKAVLEDLATHDVEASDYGQALYTQQYYQERGASRADCPVCQKTVDRVLALPLHHKVTADEVQFIVDTLKDATVNTGAGAAIYL; this is encoded by the coding sequence ATGACGATGCCCCCGGACAACTCAGCCGAAGACGACGCGGAGCTTGGCGACTACATCCCGCTGATCGACCCGGACATTTCGGAAGCGGAGGTGGCGGTCATCAGCCGCATCCTCACCTCCGGCAGCCTCGGCGACGGGCGGATGACGGAGGGGTTCGAGCAGGCCTTCGCCGCCTGGCTCGGCCGCGCCCACGCGGTCGCGGTGTCCAGCGGCACCATCGCCACGCTGATGGTGCTCAAGGCCTACGGCATCGGGCCGGGGGACGAGGTTCTCTGCTCCCCCTTCGGCTGGCATCAGGTGCAACACGCCATCGCGCTGGCCGGCGCGGAGCCGGTCTTCGTCGACATCGACTATTGGCAGCACACCATCAACCCGGCGAAGGCCGAGGCCAGGATCACGCCGCGGACCAAGGCCATCCTGGCCGGCAACGTCAACGGCCACCCCGCCCACTGGGACGAGCTGCGCACGCTCGCCACCGACAAGGGGCTGATCCTGATCGAGGATTCGACCGAGGCCATCGGCTCGTCCTACAAGGGGAAGCTGGTCGGCAGTTTCGGCGACTGCGCGGTCTTCGACTTTTCCGAACCCGGCGTGCTGGTGACCGGCGAAGGCGGGATGATCGTCACCGACGACCGCAATCTCGCCCACCAGCTCCGCTACCTGCGCCGCCGCGAGATGGAGCACCGCAACACGGTGGTCATCACCCGCACCATTCCCTTCCAGGCGGGCATGAGCAACATCACCGCCGCGCTGGGCCTCGTCCAGTTGAAGCGCCTGCCGGAAATCCTGGCGAAGCGCCGGGAGGTGGTCGGCCACTACGAGGCGGCCATGGCCTCCTTCGAGGGCATCAAGCCGCCCTACAAGGGGCCGGGCGCCGACGACGTCCATCCGATGGTCTACGCCGTCCACCTCGGCACCCGCTTCACCGCGTCGGGGCGCAAGGCGGTGCTGGAGGACTTGGCGACCCACGACGTCGAGGCGTCAGACTACGGGCAGGCGCTCTACACCCAGCAATATTACCAGGAGCGCGGCGCCAGCCGGGCCGACTGCCCGGTCTGCCAGAAGACGGTGGACCGCGTTCTGGCCCTGCCGCTGCACCACAAGGTCACCGCCGACGAAGTGCAGTTCATCGTGGACACGCTGAAGGACGCCACCGTCAACACGGGGGCGGGCGCGGCGATCTATTTGTGA
- the draG gene encoding ADP-ribosyl-[dinitrogen reductase] hydrolase, with the protein MTDHSIRSRALGAYLGLACGDALGATVEFLTKGEIAHQYGVHKHIKGGGWLKLPAGQVTDDTEMSIHLGRAILAAPEWDARRAAEEFAVWLKGVPVDVGDTTRRGIRRFIMHGTLSEPESEYHAGNGAAMRNLPVALATLGDDDAFERWTVEQAHITHCNAMSDAATLTLGHMVRRLVLGGSVRDVRDESNKLIAQHRQFKFQPYRGLATAYIVDTMQTVMHYYFQTDSVESCVVETVNQGGDADTTGAIAGMLAGATYGVETIPPRWLRKLDRDVYNEICAQVDGLLARSPALKQG; encoded by the coding sequence ATGACTGACCATTCCATCCGCTCGCGCGCGCTGGGCGCCTATCTCGGGCTGGCCTGCGGCGACGCGCTGGGCGCCACCGTCGAGTTTCTGACAAAGGGCGAGATCGCCCATCAATACGGCGTGCACAAGCACATCAAGGGCGGCGGCTGGCTGAAGCTGCCCGCCGGGCAGGTGACCGACGACACCGAGATGTCGATCCATCTCGGCCGTGCCATCCTGGCCGCCCCGGAATGGGACGCCCGCCGCGCCGCGGAGGAGTTCGCCGTCTGGCTGAAGGGGGTTCCCGTCGATGTCGGGGACACGACACGGCGCGGCATCCGCCGTTTCATCATGCACGGCACACTGTCGGAGCCGGAGAGCGAGTATCACGCCGGCAACGGGGCGGCGATGCGCAACCTGCCGGTCGCCCTGGCGACGCTGGGCGACGACGACGCCTTCGAGCGCTGGACCGTGGAGCAGGCGCACATCACCCATTGCAACGCGATGTCCGACGCGGCGACCCTGACGCTCGGCCACATGGTCCGCCGTCTGGTGCTGGGCGGCAGCGTACGCGACGTGCGCGACGAATCGAACAAGCTCATCGCGCAGCACCGGCAATTCAAGTTCCAGCCCTACCGGGGTCTGGCCACCGCCTACATCGTCGATACGATGCAGACGGTCATGCATTATTATTTCCAGACCGATTCCGTGGAATCCTGCGTCGTCGAGACCGTCAACCAGGGCGGCGACGCCGACACCACCGGCGCCATCGCCGGCATGCTGGCCGGCGCGACCTACGGGGTGGAGACCATCCCGCCGCGCTGGCTGCGCAAGCTCGACCGCGACGTCTACAACGAAATCTGCGCCCAGGTGGACGGGCTGCTCGCCCGCTCCCCGGCGCTCAAGCAGGGGTGA